Proteins encoded by one window of Meriones unguiculatus strain TT.TT164.6M chromosome 13 unlocalized genomic scaffold, Bangor_MerUng_6.1 Chr13_unordered_Scaffold_119, whole genome shotgun sequence:
- the LOC132650578 gene encoding NEDD4-binding protein 1-like, whose translation MEPESPPAQKETEQGQQPPPPFPLAQGGTPDKGFQQPVGPVLAESKEPPRGKHSHSGGLPEPKPMCPPISEPLLQQPWLFPSETGSAELGGSYEDPTASFTGVQRFQEALKTPYSLALRNEPGRADLKHVVIDGSNVAMAHGLKKFFSCRGIALAVEYFWKLGNRNITVFVPQWRTRRDPHVTEQHLLGQLQDLGIVALTPARMVSRERISSHDDRFLLHLADKTGGIIVTNDNLREFVTESASWREIVARRLLQYTFMGDIFMVPDDPLGRHGPRLEEFLQKDLFPPDKQLVDDSGPPGMSSLDSVLRSPSPSPSPSQWPPPQNHGASPSPGLPQQQLFTAPVTLTRMQQKLARPAQRSWAETSELREALMSIFPDSEQKQKIDQILLAHPSTMDLNALSGLVLDAKLG comes from the coding sequence ATGGAACCTGAGTCGCCCCCGGCTCAGAAGGAAACCGAACAAGGGCAGCAACCCCCACCACCTTTCCCATTGGCCCAGGGAGGAACGCCTGACAAGGGTTTTCAACAACCCGTGGGACCTGTGCTTGCAGAATCTAAGGAGCCTCCCCGTGGAAAGCATTCCCACTCAGGGGGCTTGCCTGAGCCTAAGCCGATGTGCCCCCCAATTTCTGAGCCACTCCTGCAGCAGCCCTGGCTGTTTCCTTCAGAGACAGGATCCGCAGAATTGGGTGGATCCTATGAGGACCCCACTGCCTCGTTCACAGGGGTTCAGAGATTTCAAGAGGCCCTCAAGACCCCATACAGTCTGGCCTTGAGAAATGAGCCCGGCAGAGCAGATCTGAAGCATGTGGTGATAGATGGAAGTAACGTGGCCATGGCCCATGGCCTGAAAAAGTTCTTCAGTTGCCGCGGAATAGCCCTCGCAGTGGAGTATTTCTGGAAGCTTGGCAACAGAAACATCACCGTGTTTGTCCCGCAGTGGAGAACGAGACGGGATCCTCACGTCACGGAACAGCACCTGTTGGGCCAGCTCCAGGACCTCGGCATAGTGGCTCTGACTCCTGCCCGGATGGTCTCCCGAGAAAGAATCTCTTCTCATGATGACAGGTTCCTACTGCACCTGGCAGACAAGACCGGGGGGATCATCGTGACCAATGATAACCTGAGAGAGTTTGTGACTGAGTCGGCGTCCTGGAGAGAAATCGTTGCCAGGAGACTGCTTCAGTATACGTTCATGGGAGACATATTTATGGTTCCCGATGACCCTCTGGGAAGACACGGACCTCGGCTGGAAGAATTTCTTCAAAAGGACCTCTTTCCTCCAGACAAGCAGCTGGTTGATGACAGCGGCCCGCCAGGCATGAGCAGTTTGGATTCTGTCCTCAGGagccctagccccagccccagccccagccaatgGCCACCACCTCAGAACCACGGAGCCTCTCCAAGCCCTGGGCTTCCTCAGCAACAGCTCTTCACTGCCCCGGTCACACTAACCAGGATGCAGCAGAAACTGGCCAGGCCTGCACAGAGATCTTGGGCAGAGACCAGCGAGTTGAGAGAGGCGCTGATGAGCATCTTCCCGGACTCTGAGCAGAAACAGAAGATTGACCAGATTCTGCTAGCTCATCCATCCACGATGGACCtgaatgccctctctggcctcgtGTTGGATGCAAAGCTGGGCTGA